A region of Paenibacillus sp. 37 DNA encodes the following proteins:
- a CDS encoding ComF family protein, translated as MYKFRGHERYAPLLTALLIQAFQAMSEEQISALAKEPPAPVAHPATFAQQPKPQWRPDAVTYVPVSSERLAERGFNQAERLADGLATACRLPIVDLLQRQINTTKQSFKSRGERIETMKNAFSINPDGMHLIEELYRESYLPTQTGMSYARAIKILLIDDIYTTGSTLNACGQAILNAGFSVEIRVEIYTLTLARS; from the coding sequence ATGTACAAATTCAGAGGTCATGAACGATACGCGCCGCTCTTAACCGCGCTGTTGATTCAAGCCTTTCAAGCGATGAGCGAGGAACAAATTTCTGCTTTGGCAAAAGAACCCCCAGCCCCCGTGGCTCATCCCGCCACATTTGCTCAACAACCGAAGCCGCAATGGCGGCCTGACGCGGTCACCTATGTCCCGGTGAGCAGCGAGCGCCTGGCCGAGCGCGGCTTCAATCAGGCGGAGCGGCTGGCTGATGGGCTCGCCACCGCCTGCCGCCTGCCCATCGTTGATCTGTTGCAGCGCCAGATCAACACTACCAAACAAAGCTTTAAATCTCGCGGTGAGCGTATCGAAACGATGAAGAACGCTTTTTCCATCAACCCGGATGGCATGCATCTAATTGAAGAGCTATACAGAGAATCTTATCTGCCAACACAAACGGGCATGTCATATGCCAGAGCCATAAAGATATTGCTGATTGATGACATATACACAACAGGTAGCACCTTGAACGCTTGTGGACAGGCCATCTTGAATGCTGGCTTCTCCGTGGAAATTCGGGTTGAGATCTACACACTAACACTGGCAAGATCCTAA
- a CDS encoding TIGR03826 family flagellar region protein, with protein sequence MNLGNCPRCGKLYALNFRDVCSNCIKEMEQEYQICVDYLRENRGTNIQELSDATEVSIKTITKFIREGRISIENAPNMMYPCEVCGTLIREGHMCDSCRHRLTKDLASAARDVGQKDNNNVGGRTYNAVDKLRDS encoded by the coding sequence ATGAATCTAGGCAATTGTCCTCGCTGTGGTAAATTATATGCGTTGAATTTTCGAGATGTATGCTCGAATTGTATTAAGGAAATGGAACAGGAATATCAGATCTGTGTAGATTATTTGCGCGAAAACAGAGGCACCAATATACAGGAACTATCTGATGCAACAGAAGTTTCGATCAAAACCATTACCAAGTTCATCCGTGAGGGACGGATTTCCATCGAAAATGCCCCGAATATGATGTATCCTTGTGAAGTATGCGGAACATTGATTCGTGAAGGTCATATGTGTGACTCTTGTCGTCATCGCTTGACGAAAGACTTGGCTAGTGCAGCTCGCGATGTAGGTCAGAAGGATAACAACAATGTAGGCGGACGAACCTACAATGCTGTCGACAAACTACGCGATTCATAG
- a CDS encoding flagellar protein FlgN, whose product MAALDRLIAVLQQMEQSHRDMLALSEVKRQVIVKNDVDELIAVLNKESRFMKQQEPLEIERQSAVHELLQERGIKSMLNLNITEISKLIFDPADKQRLLEVQKKLAGTLQELKEINQLNQKLIEQSLMFIDLSMDIFASRPEQDATYQHPADKNGNPGRIGLFDTRA is encoded by the coding sequence ATGGCAGCACTGGACAGATTAATTGCAGTTTTGCAGCAAATGGAACAAAGTCACCGCGATATGCTGGCACTCAGCGAGGTCAAGAGACAGGTCATTGTCAAAAACGATGTGGATGAACTCATTGCCGTTCTGAACAAAGAATCCCGTTTCATGAAACAACAGGAGCCATTGGAGATCGAGCGGCAGAGCGCAGTTCACGAATTGCTTCAGGAGCGTGGGATCAAGTCCATGCTGAACCTGAACATTACAGAGATCTCCAAACTGATTTTTGATCCGGCTGACAAACAGCGATTGCTCGAAGTCCAGAAGAAGCTGGCGGGAACACTGCAGGAGTTAAAAGAAATCAATCAACTGAATCAAAAGCTGATCGAGCAATCGTTGATGTTTATTGATCTTTCAATGGATATCTTTGCTTCTCGGCCAGAACAGGATGCCACATATCAGCATCCTGCTGATAAGAACGGCAATCCAGGGCGAATCGGTCTGTTTGACACGCGTGCCTGA
- a CDS encoding fibronectin type III domain-containing protein: protein MSAWTAILSQTTLPASVSGLSINSATTAAIALRWTTVTGATGYDLEIDGTVVAVSGVAYTKSGLAPNTEHTFRIRAKNASGAGAWSEIIAGMTQLTTPVLKGTSDRTNVILTWDAAMGASSYEIEADGQIVATVSDTTFIHSDLLPSSLHKYRIRAFNDQNTSAWSSVLSMRTLN, encoded by the coding sequence GTGAGTGCATGGACAGCGATATTGTCGCAAACTACATTACCTGCGAGTGTCTCAGGTTTGAGTATTAACTCAGCAACCACAGCGGCTATTGCACTGAGATGGACTACTGTAACTGGAGCTACCGGGTATGATCTGGAGATTGATGGTACGGTGGTTGCCGTGAGTGGAGTTGCTTATACGAAGAGTGGACTTGCACCGAATACAGAGCATACATTCCGGATTCGTGCTAAAAATGCTTCTGGTGCAGGAGCTTGGAGTGAGATTATAGCGGGAATGACTCAATTAACTACACCTGTGCTCAAGGGAACTTCGGACAGAACAAACGTTATTCTGACATGGGACGCGGCTATGGGTGCTTCGTCTTACGAAATTGAAGCCGATGGGCAAATCGTGGCGACGGTCAGTGATACAACGTTTATTCATTCTGACCTGTTACCGTCCAGTTTGCATAAATATCGTATTCGGGCGTTCAACGATCAGAACACAAGTGCATGGTCTTCTGTTCTAAGTATGAGGACATTAAATTAG
- the flgK gene encoding flagellar hook-associated protein FlgK, translating into MTSTFHSIETAKRSLFTQTTALSTTGHNVANANTEGYSRQKVNMQASIPMEPFAFLHSTTPGQLGTGVEFDSITRVREKFLDDQYRNENTNFGSWSIQRDTLEKLEAIVNEPSDTGFRTVMDNFYKSWSDLSKNPEDVTARRIVKETTLALTDAMNQISRQLDALSQDLDSNIAVKSNEIQGYLGNIANLNSAIVKIESLGDNANDLRDQRDLMTDKLSKIMNVTVTDSPQGYAIQMNGQALVTGGAVQVAVDPAFLNTAYTAGTLTNGEVHGMIKSRDTLVSDYKKQMDELANTLANGDIEITLPAGSVIPATNALGLAGGALATDTKVTVKGLNGLHQLGYTMDGTTTPGLPFFTAAGGGTAITAGNISLNAEILADPNKIATSLRTTDASGTETVIKGNNTLAILLANLKDTPMKSADGMRNAAIGAQFSAIVGQLGVQSQEAARQTSNSEFLVEQVETRRQSVSGVSLDEEMSNMIKFQHAYNASARFMTTYDELLDKLINSTGTVGR; encoded by the coding sequence GTGACATCTACATTTCATTCAATCGAAACGGCTAAACGCAGTTTGTTCACACAGACGACAGCTCTTAGCACAACAGGCCATAACGTAGCCAATGCCAACACGGAAGGCTATTCACGTCAAAAGGTAAACATGCAGGCATCCATTCCAATGGAGCCATTTGCATTTTTGCATAGCACAACACCAGGACAGCTTGGTACAGGGGTAGAGTTCGACTCCATTACCCGTGTGCGTGAGAAATTCTTGGATGACCAGTATCGTAATGAAAACACCAACTTCGGGAGTTGGTCCATTCAACGAGATACACTTGAGAAACTTGAAGCTATTGTCAACGAACCTTCTGACACGGGATTTCGGACGGTTATGGATAACTTCTACAAATCATGGTCAGATCTGAGTAAAAACCCTGAGGACGTTACGGCACGCCGGATTGTCAAGGAAACTACACTCGCGCTTACGGATGCAATGAATCAGATTAGCCGCCAATTGGATGCGCTTAGTCAGGATTTGGACAGTAACATCGCTGTGAAAAGTAATGAGATCCAGGGTTACCTGGGTAACATTGCAAACCTCAATAGTGCAATCGTGAAAATTGAGTCTCTTGGCGACAATGCCAACGATTTACGTGACCAAAGGGATTTAATGACGGACAAGCTGTCCAAAATCATGAATGTTACCGTTACGGATTCCCCGCAAGGATATGCTATCCAGATGAATGGACAGGCACTAGTCACTGGCGGGGCGGTACAAGTGGCGGTCGATCCTGCTTTTCTGAATACAGCATATACAGCGGGAACACTCACTAATGGTGAGGTTCATGGCATGATTAAGTCGAGAGACACGTTGGTAAGTGATTATAAGAAGCAGATGGATGAACTTGCTAACACGCTTGCAAATGGTGATATTGAAATCACACTTCCAGCAGGATCGGTTATCCCTGCTACGAATGCCTTAGGACTTGCAGGGGGGGCATTAGCAACAGACACGAAGGTAACCGTAAAGGGACTCAATGGTCTGCATCAGCTGGGGTATACGATGGATGGTACAACCACCCCAGGTCTACCTTTCTTCACAGCAGCAGGTGGGGGAACAGCCATTACAGCTGGCAATATCTCATTGAACGCAGAAATTTTGGCTGATCCGAATAAAATTGCTACTTCTTTGCGTACTACGGATGCGTCCGGCACAGAGACTGTAATCAAAGGTAATAATACACTTGCCATCTTGCTCGCCAATCTGAAAGATACACCAATGAAGTCTGCCGACGGCATGCGTAATGCAGCTATTGGCGCACAGTTTAGCGCCATTGTTGGACAGCTGGGTGTGCAGTCTCAGGAAGCCGCACGTCAGACATCCAACTCGGAATTTTTGGTGGAGCAGGTGGAGACACGTCGCCAATCGGTTAGCGGAGTATCTTTGGATGAAGAGATGTCCAATATGATCAAGTTTCAGCATGCTTATAACGCATCCGCTCGATTTATGACCACTTATGATGAATTACTTGATAAATTAATTAACTCTACTGGGACAGTAGGCAGATAA
- the flgM gene encoding flagellar biosynthesis anti-sigma factor FlgM has translation MKINEPSRIGAINSYQRNVESNQQADAKKSRRKDEVSISPEAMKMLEEQSRTQDAGRIQRIQELKEQVSSGTYQVDSSKLADKLLPYFKSFDKE, from the coding sequence ATGAAAATCAATGAACCGAGTAGAATTGGCGCCATCAATTCATATCAAAGGAACGTTGAATCCAATCAGCAGGCTGATGCCAAGAAGAGCCGCCGTAAGGACGAAGTATCCATTTCTCCGGAGGCGATGAAGATGCTTGAAGAACAAAGTCGTACACAGGATGCAGGACGCATACAACGGATACAGGAACTGAAGGAACAGGTGAGTTCGGGAACGTATCAGGTAGATAGTAGCAAGCTTGCTGACAAATTGCTACCGTATTTTAAGTCTTTTGATAAGGAATAG